A window of the Spirochaetae bacterium HGW-Spirochaetae-1 genome harbors these coding sequences:
- a CDS encoding hydrogenase formation protein HypD, which translates to MNKETIKQLARRLTDIKLDHELRIMEVCGTHTAEFFKSGVKDIFPQGLTLIDGPGCPVCVTANEYLDRAIQVGKEHNAILTTFGDMIKVPSSYSSLGRELGDGMDIRVVYSPLESLDIAVDNPGREVVFLSVGFETTAPTQAAAVMEAKKRNISNFSILPGNKLTPPAVAALLSLGEVRIDGFILPGHVSAILGSEAWRFIVDDFHKPCVIAGFETPDLLTGTISLVEILIRGELSLVNEYPVIVKKEGNVRAREIMYEVFEKSDATWRGIGVIPESGLSVREGYADFDASRKLHVTPPEPKEHAGCKCGELLRGLILPPDCPLFAKACSPERPVGPCMVSTEGPCSAYYKYWRK; encoded by the coding sequence ATGAACAAAGAAACCATAAAACAGCTCGCCCGCCGGCTGACAGATATCAAGCTTGACCATGAATTGCGCATCATGGAGGTCTGCGGCACCCACACGGCGGAATTCTTCAAATCCGGCGTAAAGGATATTTTCCCTCAGGGACTCACCCTGATCGACGGTCCCGGATGTCCCGTATGCGTCACCGCCAATGAGTATCTCGACAGGGCCATCCAGGTCGGCAAAGAGCATAATGCCATCCTGACCACCTTCGGTGACATGATCAAGGTCCCCTCCTCCTACAGTTCGCTGGGCAGGGAATTGGGCGACGGCATGGATATCCGCGTGGTATACTCTCCCCTGGAATCCCTGGACATCGCCGTGGATAATCCCGGCAGGGAGGTTGTCTTTCTCAGCGTGGGCTTCGAGACCACGGCGCCTACCCAGGCCGCGGCCGTCATGGAAGCGAAAAAAAGGAATATATCCAATTTCTCAATCCTGCCGGGAAACAAGCTGACTCCCCCTGCCGTGGCCGCGCTTCTGAGTCTCGGCGAGGTGAGGATCGACGGGTTCATCCTGCCCGGTCATGTGAGCGCAATCCTGGGCTCCGAGGCTTGGCGCTTTATCGTCGATGATTTCCACAAACCCTGCGTTATTGCCGGCTTTGAAACGCCGGACCTCCTTACAGGCACCATCTCCCTCGTTGAAATACTGATCAGGGGTGAATTGTCCCTGGTGAACGAATATCCCGTGATAGTAAAAAAAGAAGGCAATGTCAGGGCCAGGGAAATTATGTACGAAGTCTTTGAAAAATCCGACGCGACCTGGCGCGGCATCGGCGTTATTCCCGAAAGCGGGCTTTCAGTGCGCGAAGGCTACGCCGATTTCGACGCCTCGAGAAAGCTCCACGTCACGCCGCCGGAACCGAAGGAACACGCGGGATGCAAGTGCGGAGAACTCCTGCGCGGCCTCATTTTGCCTCCGGACTGTCCTCTCTTTGCCAAGGCCTGCTCACCCGAAAGGCCCGTGGGCCCCTGCATGGTATCAACCGAGGGACCCTGCTCCGCCTATTACAAATACTGGAGAAAATGA
- the hypE gene encoding hydrogenase expression/formation protein HypE, whose protein sequence is MMTDKIQAGHGSGGKLMNDMISNVIRKILGNESIQLDDSAVLSVPPGQIVFTTDTFVVTPIVFPGGDIGSLAVNGTVNDLAVMGARPLYLSCGLILEEGFDMETFTQIMRSMRKEADAAGVQIVTGDTKVVPRGKGDRIYINTTGIGVLENELQRREIAIGDKIIINGTIGDHGVTIMAERNQLSFSRGLQSDCAHLNHMIAGVTKKFPESIKFMRDATRGGVASVLNEIVKDRPFSAMLVEENLPVKEEVHGMCDILGLDPLYVANEGKVIFIVEKDRAGDILKILKEDAHGKDAAVIGEITGEFKGKAYVETDIGGKRILPLLLEEQLPRIC, encoded by the coding sequence ATGATGACGGATAAAATACAGGCCGGCCACGGAAGCGGCGGCAAGCTCATGAACGACATGATCAGCAACGTTATACGAAAAATCCTCGGTAACGAAAGCATTCAGCTCGATGATTCGGCCGTTCTCAGCGTACCGCCGGGACAGATCGTATTCACCACGGACACCTTCGTGGTGACTCCCATTGTCTTCCCCGGCGGGGACATCGGAAGTCTCGCCGTAAACGGAACGGTCAATGACCTGGCCGTCATGGGCGCCCGCCCCCTCTATCTCTCGTGCGGCCTCATCCTCGAAGAGGGCTTCGACATGGAAACCTTCACGCAGATCATGCGATCCATGCGCAAAGAGGCCGATGCAGCCGGTGTGCAGATCGTCACGGGCGACACCAAGGTCGTTCCCCGGGGAAAAGGCGACAGGATTTATATAAACACCACGGGAATCGGCGTCCTGGAAAACGAGTTACAGAGAAGAGAGATCGCCATCGGTGATAAAATCATCATCAACGGCACTATCGGCGATCACGGCGTGACCATCATGGCCGAGCGGAACCAGCTCTCCTTTTCCCGGGGTCTGCAATCCGACTGCGCGCACCTGAACCACATGATCGCCGGAGTCACGAAAAAATTTCCTGAATCAATAAAATTCATGCGCGATGCCACCAGGGGCGGTGTAGCTTCGGTACTCAACGAGATCGTGAAAGACCGTCCCTTCAGCGCCATGCTCGTGGAAGAAAACCTGCCGGTAAAAGAAGAGGTCCACGGCATGTGCGACATCCTGGGCCTGGACCCCCTGTACGTCGCCAATGAAGGGAAAGTCATATTCATCGTGGAAAAAGACCGGGCCGGAGATATCCTGAAAATTCTTAAAGAGGACGCCCATGGCAAAGATGCCGCCGTCATCGGTGAAATCACCGGGGAATTCAAAGGCAAAGCCTACGTGGAAACCGATATCGGCGGCAAGCGCATCCTGCCCCTGCTCCTGGAGGAACAGCTGCCGCGGATTTGCTGA